Proteins encoded in a region of the Clostridium butyricum genome:
- a CDS encoding DUF1062 domain-containing protein, whose protein sequence is MSYDIENKYKILPRKSYEIIRNCPKCGCKTNYINTNNFRVNANGKALDVWLIYQCEKCRHTYNLTIYERVKMSCINKQEYDKFIRNDFNLAFEYGTRKEIFLRNNAVIDEDKIIYDILFKDELGKCVSDKEMIMIIDNPYELKIRVDKVLSEIINVSRNKVKDMIKKKVIISKEYNNLEKSHVGKLMKIELSTIV, encoded by the coding sequence ATGAGCTATGATATAGAAAATAAATATAAAATTTTACCACGAAAATCTTATGAAATTATTAGAAATTGCCCTAAATGTGGATGTAAAACTAATTATATTAATACAAATAATTTTAGAGTAAATGCAAATGGAAAAGCTTTGGATGTATGGCTTATTTATCAATGTGAAAAATGTCGTCACACATATAATCTTACTATATATGAAAGAGTAAAGATGTCTTGTATTAATAAACAAGAATATGATAAATTTATAAGAAATGATTTTAATCTTGCGTTTGAATATGGCACAAGGAAAGAAATATTTTTAAGGAATAATGCTGTCATTGACGAAGATAAAATAATATATGATATACTATTCAAAGATGAATTGGGGAAATGTGTTAGTGACAAGGAAATGATCATGATTATTGATAATCCTTATGAATTAAAAATACGTGTAGATAAGGTTTTAAGTGAAATAATTAATGTGTCAAGAAATAAAGTAAAGGATATGATAAAGAAAAAAGTTATTATAAGCAAAGAATATAATAATCTTGAAAAGAGTCATGTAGGTAAACTTATGAAAATTGAATTATCTACGATAGTTTGA
- a CDS encoding CD3324 family protein, producing MSYKKAEHILPLEIIELIQNYVDGECIYIPRKKNQRKEWGNTTNIRQELEDRNDKIYVDYKNGLKTSQLAEKYFLSEKSIQRIIGKKKIVG from the coding sequence ATGAGCTATAAAAAAGCAGAACATATTCTGCCACTAGAGATAATAGAATTAATTCAGAACTATGTAGATGGAGAATGTATATATATCCCAAGAAAAAAGAATCAGCGGAAAGAATGGGGAAATACAACAAATATACGACAAGAGTTGGAAGATAGAAATGATAAGATTTATGTTGATTATAAAAATGGATTAAAAACTTCACAGCTTGCAGAAAAGTATTTTTTATCAGAAAAAAGCATACAAAGAATTATAGGGAAAAAGAAAATAGTAGGATAA